The genome window AAGGAAAAAATATTCCTAACCTTATTGACTATGGCCTATCTCATCCAAAGGATCAAGGGAAAATACAGCAATGGAAGGAAAAACTATTTGAGTACAGGGAAAAGAGAATTCATCCCCATAAGGACGATAAAATACTTACTTCTTGGAATGGAATGATGATCGCTGCTCTAGCTATGGGAGGAAAAGTTCTCAAGAAGGATGAATATATTTCAGCAGCAGAAAAATCCATACACTTTATTCTCAAAAATCTAAGGGATGAAAGAGGGCGATTATATGCCCGATTTCGTGAAGGAGAAAGGGCCTACCTAGGATATTTAGATGACTATGCCTATATTGTTTGGGCATTAACAGAGCTTTACGACGCCACTTACAATTTTGATTATATACAACTGGCAAAAGAGATAAATGGCCAAATGATTGAATTATTTTGGGATGAAGAAAAGGGAGGACTATTTTTCAATGGAAAGGATGCAGAATCCCTTTTGTTTAGACCAAAAGATATATTTGATGGAGCTATGCCTTCGGGTAATTCTGTAGCAACCTTAAATTTTTTAAAGCTGGCTTGAATCTTTGGGGATGCGGAGTTAGAGAACTATGTCGAAAAACAATTTGCCTTCTTTGGAGAAAGTGTCAACAGTGTTCCCATGTCCCATACTCATTTATTGATGGCCTATATGTTTTCTAGGGGAAATACTAGTGAGGTAGTTATTGTAGGCAAAAAAGACAATAGAGAAATAAAGCAAATGATAGATATTCTCCATAGGAAATTTTTACCCCGAATTACAACTGTTGTGGGCTATGAAGGAGAAAATAAAAAACTTATAGATTCAACGATAGAATTTGTAGCACAACAAAAAATGATAGACGAAAAATCTACTGCCTACATCTGCCAGAACTTTTCCTGCCAACAGCCTATTACTGATGTGGAAGAGTTTAAGGAAAATATAATGAGGATATAGATAAAAGGTTAAGAATAGCAGAAGAAAAATCATATAGGATAAAGCTGAAGCAGGAGAATTTTTTCTCCTGCTTTATTTTTGCAAAATGTCTACAAGATTTTTAATTGTCTTGGCTGTTAACCCCCATATCACATGACCTTCATATTGATAAAAGTATACTGAATATTTTCCTCTAAACCATGGATAATCCTCACCATTGGGAAGCAGATGGTAGGGAAAATCTTCCAGGGGATGGGGGGATGTTTCAATATAATGTTCCAAAGGCGGAGTTTCCATGAAAAAGGAAAGGGGAACAGTAAATATTTTGTCTACCTCTGCTTTATTAACCTGTAGACTTTGTAAATCAATATTATGCAAAACCCCTACAAAGGGATAGATAATATTATTATAATGGGTGCTGACAGAGGATAATTGTCCAATGGTTTCAATATTGTCCAAGGATATATTTAATTCCTCCATGGTTTCCCTTATTGCTGCTTCTTTGAAAGTTTCATCGTATTCTTTTTTTCCTCCAGGAAAACAAATTTCTCCTGGCTGCCTTCTAAGAAGATGAGAGCGGATTTCAAAAATCAAATGGGGTTCTCCCTTTAACTCAATGATAGGGACCAAGATAGAAAAATATTTAAATTGTTTATCTAATGAGGAGGAAGCATTTTTTATCCTATTGCGGATCTTATCCATATTCATAACATTCATCATCCTTTAAACTTTATTCTCTATACTTTTATTATACTACAGCTAGAAGGAAATTCATTCAAATTAATGCGATGATAAAAAATCATGTTGCATATGAATTATTAATCTGTTAAAATAAAAATATATCACATTGCGGGTATAGCTCAGTGGTAGAGCACCGGCTTCCCAAGCCGGCAGCGGGAGTTCGATCCTCCTTACCCGCTCCAAAAAAGATATTAGGGGCGTTAACTCAGCTGGTAGAGTGTCACCTTGACGTGGTGAAAGTCACAGGTTCGAGTCCTGTACGCCCCACCATATTGTTTAAAAGATTCTTTGATATATAAGCAATTTAGATTAAGTTTATCTCCTACAGGTGATATGCTTATTTTTTTGCAAAAATATAATAGAAAAAACTAACTAGGGTAAAATAATAAATGCCCTTATAAAGTGTCAAGGCCTATATGTAATATTAAATCAAAGGAAGTAAAGGTTTTCACTAGAAAGAGCAAAATAATCATTATTTTTGGTGAAAATGGGAAAAATCACATATTGAATTTTTATCTACGATCTGCTAAAATAAAGATAGTTAAAAAGTAGTTGACATAATCCTGAGATGTTCGAACTGATCCCTATTATTTTGAACCTACATCACATTGAAGGGAGTTCAAATTTTAAAGTGGATGTCAAGCCATCTATGAATGGAAGACAAAAGCTTTAGATAGAACACCCACCTAGGTAAGACTAGGTCGTCAAAATTATAGGGGACGGCATTTTGGGTAATATATACCTCCTTTAAGGAGGTATTTTTTTATTTGCTCATGAATAACCATAAAGGAGTACTTCATTTTGAAAAAGGAGGAAAAATTTTGGTTTTCAGGAGACGTTATAAAAGCAGAAAAAAAATATTGCTATTTGCACTATTGTGTTTATTTAGCATATTAATACTGTTCAATAGCTTATTTAAGATGGGCAAATCCCATGATATAGACAATATTCCTTCCCTATCTCTTGAGCTATATTTTACCCTGGAGGAAAATATAGGCATTAAGTGGTATTATTTTGCCGCTATGGACATTATAGAAAGAAATTGGTCAGAAAATATAGAGGAGAAAAAATATGAAAAAATCGCTATTCTCTATACCAAAAATCAGGGAGACATCAACAAAACCCTTAGAAATTATAAAAGTAAAAGATATGCTAAAAAGGTAATAAAAAAATCAAAAAAACTGAGTAAGATAGATCAAATATATAGAAATAAACAATTTCCTATTCCCAAGGATGTTGCCTATCATTATGAGAATGGTTGGGGGGATGACCGTACCTATGGAGGAGATAGAAAACATGAAGGCATTGACCTTATTGCGGATAAAGGGACACCTGTTTATTCAGTAGGTAATGGCAAAATAGAAAATGTAGGGTGGAATGAATTAGGTGGTTGGCGAGTAGGAATTACAGGAGAGGATGGGATTTATTATTACTATGCCCATCTAGATCGTTATGGAAAAAATATAAAACAGGGAAAAAACATCTCTGGTGGTGAAATAATAGGGTATGTTGGCAATACTGGTTATGGACCAGAAGGTACAGAGGGGAAGTTTGTTGATCATTTACATTTCGGTATGTATCAAGAAGGAGAGGCCATAAATCCTTATCCCTTTTTAAAAGGTTGGGAGATAAAACAAGAAAATTGACAAAGATTGTATACTGTATTATACTAAAGATGAGCGCATCTTCTTTTTTTTGCTAACTTTGTTAATAAAATAACTATTAGGGGGAAGACATATGCATATTATTCAGGTTTGTATTGGTAGTGCTTGTCATTTAAAGGGGTCTTATAAAATCATTAAGAATATGCAAGAAGTTATACAAAAACGAGGATTAGAAAATGAAATTGATTTAAGGGGAGCCTTTTGTATAGGGGAATGTACTAAAGCTGTAGCAGTAAAAATAGATGATAATCCAGCCATTTCAGTATCTGAGAATCAGGTAGAGACAATTATAGAAAACCTTATAAAGGAATGATTCTATGAATATCATAAATTTTACTAAGGCTAATTGCAAAAATTGTTACAAATGTGTACGGAGCTGTCCTGTAAAGGCTATAAAAATAAAAGACGAACAAGCAGAAATTGTTGCCGAGCGGTGCATTGGATGCGGAATTTGTTTACATAGTTGTCCCCAAAATGCAAAAAGTATTAAAAGCGATTTGGAGACCATACAGGAGTGGATAAAGGATGGACAAAAAGTAGTGGTTAGTATTGCACCATCATTTCCTGCAGCCTTTAATTTAAAGAAAGAAGGCCAAATTGTTACAGCATTAAAACAATTAGGATTTTATGCTATTGAAGAAACGGCTGCGGGAGCAGAAA of Irregularibacter muris contains these proteins:
- a CDS encoding NUDIX hydrolase, which codes for MNMDKIRNRIKNASSSLDKQFKYFSILVPIIELKGEPHLIFEIRSHLLRRQPGEICFPGGKKEYDETFKEAAIRETMEELNISLDNIETIGQLSSVSTHYNNIIYPFVGVLHNIDLQSLQVNKAEVDKIFTVPLSFFMETPPLEHYIETSPHPLEDFPYHLLPNGEDYPWFRGKYSVYFYQYEGHVIWGLTAKTIKNLVDILQK
- a CDS encoding (2Fe-2S) ferredoxin domain-containing protein, with translation MHIIQVCIGSACHLKGSYKIIKNMQEVIQKRGLENEIDLRGAFCIGECTKAVAVKIDDNPAISVSENQVETIIENLIKE
- a CDS encoding M23 family metallopeptidase, whose translation is MNNHKGVLHFEKGGKILVFRRRYKSRKKILLFALLCLFSILILFNSLFKMGKSHDIDNIPSLSLELYFTLEENIGIKWYYFAAMDIIERNWSENIEEKKYEKIAILYTKNQGDINKTLRNYKSKRYAKKVIKKSKKLSKIDQIYRNKQFPIPKDVAYHYENGWGDDRTYGGDRKHEGIDLIADKGTPVYSVGNGKIENVGWNELGGWRVGITGEDGIYYYYAHLDRYGKNIKQGKNISGGEIIGYVGNTGYGPEGTEGKFVDHLHFGMYQEGEAINPYPFLKGWEIKQEN